The Pseudodesulfovibrio cashew genomic sequence TTTGATCATGATCTGAAAAGTCTCCGGCATGCCTTCCGGGTTGTACCCGGCCTTGACCAGAGAGTTCAGGCCCACGTGGTCGGCCTCGTTTTCGTCCTCACGCGAGTATTTCAGCATGGCTGCGGTGGCCATACCCTGGCTGCCCGCCATGATTGCCGCAGCAGCTTTGCCCGACCCTTTGCCTCCGGCCATGCCCAGGAAGGCGCCGGCCAGGATTCCGGCCATGCTCAGTATGCCGACCTTGCCCTGTTTTTCGATACGACTTGCCACATGACGTTGTGATACGTGGGCCAATTCGTGAGCGATGACCGCCGCCAACTGGTCCTCGGACTGAACTTCCTGAAGCAGGCCGGTGAAGATGTATATGTAGCCGCCGGGAATGGCGAAGGCGTTGAGGATGGGGTTGGACACCACCGCGCTCTGGACGCGGAAGGGCATGGGCCGTTTGGCCTTGACGATGTTCTGGACCACCTTGTCCACGTAGTCGGTGATGTAGGTGTCCCCGACCATGCCCATCTGGGTGCGAATCATGCGGTCGAATTTGCGGCCCATCTCGTTTTCCTGACGGATGGTGATCTTGGTCTCGGGCAGGATGCCGGCATAGGCGGTCATGGCCGGAGACAGGACGAGCAGGAGAGCCGCAAAAAGCGCCGGCAGGATGGAGATGAAACGTTTCACGTAATATCCCGGTGGTTGAATGGCTGCGCCCATTGTAATCATTTGGGCAGCCGTGGCAACCTTGTTGCGCCATTTGCACAAAATACGAAGCGGCCCCGGAGGGCCGCTTCTTCGATTGCCGTGAAAGGTCCGTTTACTTGGACATGGAGTCCAGAAACTCCCTGTTGTTCTTTGTTCCCTTCATCTTGCCTCGCAGGAACTCCATGGAGTCTATGGAACTCATGGGAGAGAGCAGCTTGCGCAGGATCCAGACGCGGTTGAGCACGTCCTCGCCCAGGAGCAGCTCTTCCTTGCGGGTGCCGGAACGGTTGATGTCGATGGCCGGGTAGACGCGCTTCTCGGCCAGATGGCGGTCCAGGTAGAGCTCCATGTTACCGGTGCCCTTGAACTCCTCGAAGATGACCTCGTCCATGCGCGAACCGGTGTCGATGAGCGCGGTGGAGATGATGGTCAGGCTGCCGCCCTCCTCGATGTTGCGCGCCGCGCCGAAGAAGCGCTTGGGGCGCTGCAGTGCGTTGGCGTCGATACCGCCGGAGAGGACGCGGCCGGATGAAGGAGTCACCGCGTTGTAGGCGCGGCCAAGACGGGTGATGGAGTCAAGGAGGATGACAACGTCCCGCTTGCGTTCCACCAGGCGCTTGGCCTTTTCGATGACCATTTCCGCGACCTGGACGTGGCGGGTCGGCGGTTCGTCGAAGGTGGAGGAGACCACCTCGGCCCTGACCGTGCGCTGCATGTCGGTCACTTCCTCGGGCCGCTCGTCGATGAGCAGCACGATGAGGTCCACCTCGGGATGGTTGGCGTTGATGGAATTGGCGATGGTCTGGAGCATGATGGTCTTACCGGTGCGGGGCGGGGCCACGATGACGCCGCGCTGCCCTTTGCCGATGGGGGCCAGCAGATCGATGATGCGGGAGGAATAATTCTTGTCGCCGTTTTCCAGCTTGAGCTGCTCTTCGGGGTAGAGGGGCGTCAGGTTGTCGAACAGGACCAGGTTCTTGGAGTGTTCGGGCTTCTCGAAGCCGATTTCGCTGACTCGGAGCAGGGCGAAGTAGCGCTCGCCTTCCTTGGGCGGGCGGATCTGTCCGGAGACGACGTCACCCTTGCGCAGGCCGAAGCGGCGGATCTGGGACGGGGAGACGTAGATGTCGTCAGGGCCGGGCATGTAGGAATACATGGGCGAGCGCAGGAATCCGAAGCCGTCGGGCAGGATTTCAAGAACGCCGTCGCCGAAGATCTGGCCGTTCTGCGATGCGCACTGTTGGAGCAGCTCGAAGATCAGCTCCTGCTTGCGCATGGAGCTGGGGTTTTCCACTTCCAGCTGGACCGCCAGGTCGGTCAGGTCCTGCATGGATTTCAGTTTGAGCTCGGCAAGATTGAGTTTGTCTACGCCGTTGCCGTTGGTTTCCGTCGTCACCTTCGGCTTTTTTTTGCTTTTGGCGGCGGGCTTGACTTTGCCTTTGGTCTCTTTAGTGGTCTTTTTTTCGGCCATATGGATGAAATTCGATGTTTATAGGTTGGTGAGTATATCAATTTGGCCCCGAATGGGCGTCCAGGCGGATGGAATGCCGAATGTCGGCTGGTGCATGTGAGGTGGGTGTCGCGCCACAACGATGGCGATGCGGCAGTGACCTCATACTCGGGTTAATTGACGATTTGGTGTGTCAAATCACAATGATAGTGGGATATATGTATCAAGCCGCAGAGGCGGCGACAAAACCGAAGTATACTAAACAGGCGTTGTTGACAAGTACTCTTGGAGGTTCCCGGCAAAAATCGCGGGCTCAACGCATTCCCGAGCACTCCCGGCCCCTGCTTCAGACCGGCTAGGCGTCTTCTTCCTGGGCTGCGATGACATCGGCGAACATCTCATTGATGTCGTCCTTGATCTGCTCCTGATCGCGATCAACAGAATAAGCCAGTTCCATGGAAACCAGTCCCATGGCCTGTTCCAGCAGACGGCGCTCGCCAAAGGAGAGCTCCTTGTCCTTGCCGATGAGGAAAAGCTCCTTCAGGACGTAAGCCACGTCGGAGAGATCGCCACTCTTGAGCTTTTCGGAATACTCACGGTAACGGCGGTTCCAGTTTTGGCCGGTATACCCAGTAAAATCGGATCGATCGTTGAGGGAATCGAAGATACCCTGGCCGGTTTTGGCATCACAGACCGGGCGCAACCCCACGTTCTCGGCGTTGGCCACGGGAACCATCAGGGTCACGTTGTTGCTCAGGATGCGAACAATATAGAAATCGGCTTTCACACCACCGATTTCCTGGGATTCGATCCGCTCAACGCGGCCGACTCCCTGGGAGGGATAGACAACTAACTCATTGACCTTGAACACGGGAAAAAAGGCTCCTTAGATTGCGGCTTTCATATGCGCAGAAATTCATCATACCCAAATTAACGGAAAGAGTCCATGGCTTATGGGGCAAACCATTCGTTTTCAAAATCGCTTCGAAAGCTGGCAGGTCGCAACAGATTGTTTTCAACACACTGGGATATAAAGATGAAAGAGTATTTAGCTTTGCTGAAATACCATTCACGCCAGTTATTCATCAAATAGATTCAGCAAACGGAAAGGATCGGATGGGTGATCAACCGTTTTCTTCTCCTGTATCGTCCTTCTCCGCAGGCCCTTCCGGTTCTTCCAGGGAGAAGCCGTTGATGTGCTGAGTGGCGAATCCCTGTCCCCGGCGATAAAAGATGTCCAGCCCCTTGCACGCGTGTTCGATGACAGCCGGGATGTGTCTTGCGTTTTCCGGCAGGAACGGTTCCAGAACCCAATCGCTGATGGGCTTGTATTTATCCTCCGGGCGGCCCACCCCCAGGCGCAACCGGAAAAAATTCGGAGTGTTCAGTTGTTCCTGTATCGATTCCAGCCCGTTGTGCCCGTTATTGCCGCCGCCTTTCTTGAGTTTCATTCGTCCTACGGGCAGATCGAGCTCGTCATGAACAACCATTACCTGGTCGGGAGTCAGGCCGTGCCGTCCGCAGATCTTGGAAACCGCCTTGCCGCTCAAGTTCATGTAGGTCATGGGCTTGGCCAGAAGTCGGTAGGCTCCGGCGAAGCGGATTCTCCAGAGGGCGTAGTCGCCGGATTCCTCGATCTGCTCCAGGCGCATGTTTTTTCTGGAAGCGCCAATGGCCAGCAGATGGTCCACCAGCATGAAGCCGATGTTGTGCCGGGTGTTCTCGTATTTGGGGCCGGGATTCCCCAGGCCGACGATGACGCCTTTGTAGTCCATGGTACTGTGTGGGGGATAAGGGTGATACCTGATATAGAAATTCTATCAGGCCTTGCCCGAAGAGGCAAAAAAAACTCCCGGAGCACGGCGGGCCATGCTCCGGGAGGTCCATACGTAATGTGGTGGGGCGCTATTCAGCGGCCTCTTCAGCTGCTTCGGCTTCGCCTTCTTCACCTTCTTCGTCGTCGTCAGCACCGCGCTTGGCAGCGATGCTCAGGACGGCGTAGTTCTCGTCGAAGACAGGAGTCACACCCTCGGGGAATTCAATGTCCTCGATGTGCACGGAGTCCATGATCTCCAGGCCGGAGATATCAATGATGAGGGACTCGGGGATGGCCATGGGCTTGCAGATGACTTCAACGGACTCGCGGAACAGTTCCAGAGTACCGCCGAGCTTGACGCCCGGGGAGGAGCCGGTGATCTCGAAGTGGACGGCGACCTTGATTTCCTTGTCCAGATCGACGCCGAAAAAGTCGACGTGTTCAGGAGTGCCCGAGACAGGCTCGTTACGCACGCGCCAGAGCAGGGAAGGATGGGTCTGGGTCTTGCCGTCCTTTTCCAGGACCAGGTCGAAGACCTGGGCGTTGCCGAGGGCGGAGTACGCCTTCTGCAGGGGGATCATGGCCACCTTGACCGGGATGTTGGCGCCCTTGGCATCGTAGTAAATGCCCGGGACCATGCCGGTGGCACGGAGGCGGCGGTTGGGGCCCTTGCCCAGCTGGGTGCGTTCCTGAACGTTGAGTTTAAGCAGTTCTGCCATTGGAGTTTCTCCTTTTACGCCCTGGCCGTCTCCCATAGACGGACGCTCGCGCTTTAAATGGTTGTTGCCGTTTGGGCGGGGTGTTCCCTGCCGTTGCGGCTGCTTCTATCTAGATAAACAGAACGGACACGGACGATTCCGTGTGCACGTTGTTGATAGCTTTGGCCAGCAGGGACGCTACAGAGCGCACCTTGATCTTCTGGCAGCAGTTTTCATCCTTGAGCGGGATGGTGTCGGTGACGATGACCTCGGAGAAGGCGGACTCCTCCAGGCGTTGGATGGCCGGGCCGGACAGGACCGGGTGGGTCGCGCAGGCCATGACTTCCTTGGCGCCGTTGTCCATGATCACGTTGGCCGCAGCGCACATGGTGCCTGCGGTGTCGATCATGTCGTCGATGACCACGGCCACCTTGTCCTTGACGTCGCCGATGATATGCATGGCCTTGGCCTGGTTGGGCGCGTCGCGGCGCTTGTCCACGATGGCCAGGGTGGCGCCCAGCCGTTTGGCGTAGGCACGGGCGCGTTCCACGCCGCCGGCATCAGGAGAGATGATCACGAAGTCGTCTTCACGGTCGCGCAGGTGCTCCATAAGGACCGGGGCGGCGAACAGGTTGTCCACCGGACAGTCGAAGAAGCCCTGGATCTGGCCCGCGTGCAGGTCACAGGTGACCAGCCGCTGCATGCCGGCTGCGGACATGATGTCGGCCACCAGCTTGGCGGAGATGGGCGCCCGGGGAACCACTTTCCGGTCCTGGCGCGCATAGCCGAAGTACGGAACAACGGCGGTGACGCGGGAGGCGCTGGCACGCTTCAGGGCGTCCAGCATCAGGCACAGTTCCATGAGGTGGTAGTTGACCGGCGAGCAGGTGGGTTGGACCACGAACACGTCGTCGCCGCGCACGTTCTCGCCGATTTCAATGCGGATCTCGCCGTCGGAAAAGCGTTCACGCAACACCGGGGACGGCTTGGTACCAAGGTGTTCGCAAATGGCCTCGGCCAGCTGCGGGCTGGCGGAACCGGAAATGATCTTCAACTCACCATGCATGTCAACATTCCTCATGCGCTGTTTAAAAAAGTGGCTGGGGCGGGAGGACTCGAACCCCCGAATGTCAGGACCAAAACCTGATGTCTTACCACTTGACGACGCCCCAGCAAAATTTTGTCGAGAAGCGGCCAATCGCTGCGTTGCTGCGCAGCAGCCGGACTCTTGCGTATTAAAATACGCGGCGTTCCCGTCTTCTGCTTGCGCCTTGCGCTTGACCGCTTCTCGACAAAATTTGCCGAAGTCGGCGGCCAATCGCTGCGTTGCCGTGCTGTACGCTCGGCAGCTTCTCCACAAAATTTTACGGCCGGACGGCCTGGCTGTTCGGGGATTCAGGGATGCGGAACACGCTCATGGCATGTCTGCGGCCCTGGCCCGTCCTGGGGCGATCCGGCGGCGAACGGAGTGATCAGCGACACTCCGTCACGACTATTTCAGTCCCGTTTTCCTTGAGAGCCCTGACAGCGGACATGGCTGAATCCCTGTTGCGGTACAGACCGAACAGGGAGGCTCCCGAGCCGCTCATGGCGGCTGCCGCCGCACCGGTCTGGATGAGCTTTTCCTTGATCTTGCGCAAAGTTGGATGCTTTGCAAAGACAACAGGCTCCAAGTCGTTGACCACTTCCAGGGGCGAAACGGGAGATGGATTCTTAGTATCCTTGCCTAGGGTTGTCAAGGAATCATCAATCTTGCGGAAGTCGTTGGCCTCATCCCATGCCTGGAAGGCCCAGGGGGTGTCCACGTGAAGGTCGGGCATGACCAGGACGAGTGTCATGCCTGAGAGTCCCGGCGAAGCCGGAGTCAGCTCTTCGCCGATTCCTCGCGCGAGGGCCGGGCCGTCCATGAGGAAAAAGGGAACGTCCGCGCCCAGAGTTGCGGCCAGTGCCAGGAGTTCCTGCGTGGTCAACGCGTTCGGCCCGGCGTTCTCGTTAAGCCAGCGGAGCATTGTTGCGGCGTTTGACGATCCTCCGCCAAGCCCGCCGCCCATGGGAACGGTCTTGTTCAGGGTTACGAACATGCCGGGCTGGAAGCCGGTGGCCGCGCCGAACGCCTTCCATGCCTTATAAATAAGGTTGGAGGTGGACTCCAGGTCCGGACATTCCGGGCAGCGCAGGTACATGTGTTCGTCGTGCCCCGGCTCGATGCGGACTGTGTCGTGTAGGTCGTCCACCGGATAGAAGAGGGTGTCCAACTCATGGTAGCCGTCCTCGCGAAGTCCGAGGACCTTGAGGTAGAGATTGATCTTGGCCGGGGAGGCGAGGATGGACTCGGAGAAAGGTTCGCTACGTGTCATGATAGTGAAAAGGGGGCTCCGAAGAGCCCCCTGTTGATGGTGCTTATTGGTCTTCGAGCGGCAGGGCCACGAAGAGGTTCTGTCCCTGGCGCTTGATGAGCAGCATGACCGCGCCGCGCTTCTTGTCGCGCTGAATCACGGCCTCCAGTTCGGCGGGCGTGTTCACGTCCTGCTGGTTGGCCTGGACGATGACGTCACCCTGGCGCACGCCTTCATCGGACGCGGCAGCATTGGGGTCCACCTGGACCACGAGCAGGCCATGCGCCGAGCCGAGTCCCAGTGCGGCGGCTTCCTTCTTGCTGATGGGCTTGACGGACATGCCGAGCACGTTGGACGCCTGCTTGGGAGGCACGGGCTGCATGGAGGCCATGGCCTTTTCGCCGCGCTGGCCGAGGGTGACCGTGCGGGTGATCTCCTTGCCGTTGCGCCACAGGGTCAGCTTGGCCTTTTCGCCGGGCTTCAGGTTGGCGATGCTTCGGAGCAGTTCATTGCTGTCGTGTACCTTGATGCCGTTGACTTCGAGGACCACGTCGCCCTGCTTGACTCCGGCCTTGGCCGCGGGCTGGCCTTCGCCAACAGAAGCGATGAGCGCGCCGGTGGGCTCTTCAAGGCCAAGGGCCTTGGCCTGGTTCTCGTCAACGGGCTGGATGGTCACGCCGAGCCAGCCGCGCTGGTAGGTCTTGCCCTGCTTGAGCTGGGCGATGATCTCCTTGGCCTGGTTGGACGGCACCGCGAAGCCGAGGTTCTGGCCGGCCGCGTTGATCAGGCTGTTGATGCCGATGACCTCGCCCTTCATGTTTAGGAGCGGGCCGCCGGAGTTGCCCGGGTTGATGGACGCGTCGGTCTGGAGGAAATTATCGAACGGGCCTACGCGCAGGTTGCGGTACTTGGCCGAGATGATGCCTGCGGTGACCGTATTGTCCAGTCCGTAGGGGTTGCCGATGGCCAGGACCCATTCGCCGACTTTGATCGCGTCAGAGTCGCCGAAGTTCAGGACCGGAAGCGGCCTGTCGAGGTCGATCTTGATCACGGCCAGGTCGGTCTCCTTGTCCTGGCCGATGATTTTGGCCGGGTGCTCGGAGTTGTCGCCCTGGAAGTGGACGGTCACCTTGTCTGCTCCGTCGATGACGTGATTGTTGGTGACGATCAGCCCGTCGGACGAAATAACGAAGCCGGAGCCCTGGCCACGCTGCTTGCGAGGCTGTTTGCCGGGCTGCTGGCCGAAAAACTGGTCGAAGCGGTCGAAGAAGTCCTTGAACGGATGACCATCCGGGATCTGCTGCCTGAATTGCTCGGTCTGAGTCGGCACGTCCGCGACTTTCTCCGTGGAGATGAAGACCACGGATTTACCCGCAGTGGCCGCCAGTTCAGTGAATTCGGGCAGGTTGTTCGCCTGTGCGAACACCGGCAGGAACAGCACAAGGGATAAGACAAGGGTGAATTTGAGGGTTTTGCGAATCATGATGACTCCTTGAAAGGATGCGGAAAACAGGATGCGGGCTGACCCGCGTTCATGAACTATATAACTTTTTTTTGCCGTGTAAACCGTGTGAACGCGATTGCACCAAAAAAATGCGCATCCGGTGATTGCCTGCGGGCTCCCGTCATCATTCCAAGGCACATCAAGGAGTGCTTGCATTTTTCCCTTTGGTCGGCTAGTGAATTCCACCCGTGCCCCCATAGCTCAGTTGGATAGAGCGCTGGATTCCTAATCCAGGTGCCGCGTGTTCGAATCGCGCTGGGGGCACCATGAATTTCCTTAACGGGACGGTTTCAAAAGAAACCGTCCCGTTTTTTTTGTACAGGGTATCCTGAGTAACAAGCCAGGTATGGAACGGTGAACAGCTGGTGAGGGGCATCCTGGTTTGCCTTCGGATAACAAATTATTGGTGCCGAAAAGAAGAGGGGCGCGCCATTTCAGGCGCGCCCCTCATATATTGCGTAGCTGATGGACTAAGCAGAATGTCTTTTGCGACGGAATACCAGCAGGCCGCCCATACCGATTGCCATAAGAAGGACAGTGCCGGGTTCAGGAACGGACGGATTGAGCTGGGGGCCGGTGCCGACATCAATGAGAGAGGCATCAACGCCCTGGGTGAAGTCATAGTAGTTGTCGCCCGGAGTGTCAGCGTCGAAAAGGCTGTAAGCAATGGAGCCGCCAGCCATGGAGGCATACAAGCTGCTGAGGAACGTGTTGTCACTGCTGTAGAAAAAGCCGGTTCTGAGTTCGTCATCATTAAAACCGTAACTCGTTGCACCCAAGGAGGTTCCGGTGGAGGAAGTCCTCTCGGTAAGGACATTGCTGAAGTTTTGCATGTAGATGCCGTTCAGCCACAGATCGACGTCGCCATCGTCAAAGTCACCGGGCGCCGTGTCGCCATCCCACAGGGTGACGCGGACAGCTGCTTCCAAGAGACCGCCGCCGAGGGAGCTCAGGATGCTGGCGGTGAAGCCCGTTTGCGTACCGATAGTCTGGGGGGTGGAACCGGCATAGCCCACGTACAGAGACGAAGCCGAAAGCTGGGCAACCACGCGGTTGTTGTTCTGGCCTTTGAGCTCAAGAACGATGCCTCCCACTTCTGAGACGGTGCCCGGGAGTGCACCGAATGAAGTGAGGGATGTGGTGGTGGATGTCGAGGCCGAAGCCAGGGCCGGAAAAGCGAACAGAATCAAACTCAGTGCCATCAGTTTAAGAGATTTTATGTTGCCCTCCTGCGAATATTAAAAGTTAAAGCAATAAGCGTATCAATGACTGCCCCTTTAATTTTCTTTATGTTTCTTTAGCAAGAGGGTGCGTAAATGTAAGGTTTCCCGACTGTGGCGAATAAAATTCATGGGATTTTTTACACCTGCTCCGCCATTTCGTTGCAGGGGGCGGCATGCCAGACGGGAAGCCCGAAATGGCGGGGTGGTTCCAGCGAACGGGAAAATCGAATTTCGTGCCGAATAAATGAATCGGAGGTCCGCTCAATACAATTGATGCGGGCCTCCGGGAATTGGTATTTTGAGGTATCGATTAGGTAAGGACCAACTCTTCCAGCTGTTTGCGCTTGTGCTCCGTAGGTTGACCTGGAGCGGGGTGGCCGACGGCAAGCAGGCCCACGATGCGCAGGCCCGGGGGCAGCCCTAGCATATCCTTTATCTTTTGTTCGTTGAACATGCCGACCCAGCAGGTTCCGAGCCCCAGTTCAACTGCACGGAGCATCATGAAGGAGATGGAGATACCCACGTTCATCGCCGCCGCGCCGAAACGCGCACTTTCGGCCGCCGAGGACTCCCGCTCAACGTATTCGTCGATTCCTTTCATGGTATCCCCTTTGATCAGGTCGTTCTCCCTGTAGAAGAATGCGCTTGCCTGGGAATCGCGGACATAGCCTTCGGTGTCGGCGCAGCAGACGATGATCGCGCCAGCTCCGGCAAGCCAGGCCTGGGTCCGTGAGATTTCTTTTTTGCCGAATTCAGTAAGCAGCGATTTGTCCCGCACGGCCTTGTAGCGCCATGGTTGGGAGTTGAGGCTGGACGGGGCCAGTCGTGCTGCCTGGAACAGGGCGTCGAGTTGGTCATTCGAAACTGGTTTTTCGGTGAAGGTGCGTACGCTGTGCCGTTTGGTGATGGCATCCATAACGCCAAGATTTGTGTCTTTGGGCATGATATGGCTCCTTGCTGATTGTTGCAGTGAACCGGAATTGACATGGCCGTGCCGTTTGCCTGGGACTTCCATCCTCCAGCTCGAGTTAAAGGGGGAGCTTATTGACTCCCACCGATGATCATTGAGTTGAAGTGCGGAATTTCCGGTTCCGTCCATGTTACACCTTTACGGTGCAGGGAGAACCCTTTTGGTGAATTGTCTATTTACCAAAAATGGATCACTGAAAAGGCTTTGGACGAACTCGTTCGCCTTTCGGAGGGTGTCGCAGGAGTGGTGCGGCTTATGAAGGCTAAAGCAGTTTTTTCCTGACGAAATAGACCAGCATGATCACGCCCACGGCACCCATCAGGCCCAGGGCGAGGAAATAGCCGTAGCGCCATTGTAGTTCGGGCATGTTCTGGAAATTCATGCCGTAGACCCCTGCGATGAAGGTCAGGGGAATGAAGAGTGTCGCGATGACGGTCAGGAATTGCATGACCTTGTTGGTACGGATGCCGATCATGGAGATCTGGTAGTCGATCATGCTTTTGAGGATGTCGTGCAGGGCGAAGGTCCCTTCCACGGACTGAGCACTGTGTTCGGCCACGTCCCGAAGGTAGGGCAGCGCCTCCTCGGGCGTTTCCGCGTCCTCGCGCAGGAGCGCCTTGAAAATGTCCTGAACGGGCATCAGGATATTCCGGAGCAGGATGGTCTCCCGCTTGATTTCGTAGAGCTGGCCGAGGTTGTCGTCGGTTGTCTCCTCCAGCAGTGAGGCCTCGAGCTTTTCGGACAGTTCTCCCAGTTCTCCCAGGGCGGCAAGATGGCGGTCCACAAGGGCATCCAGAATGGCCGCCACCAGGTAGGCCGAGCCCGTGGACCTGAGTTTTCCTTTTCCTTTGCCCAGGCGGGCCAGGATGCCGTCCAACAGCCCGTCGTCCTCTTCCGTGAAGACCACGACCAGTCCGTTGCGCCAGAACAGGCTCACCTGCCGGCTTTCCAGGCGGTGATCCGCCATCTGTACATTTTTCATGACCACGAAACCGGTGTCATCGTCGAGCCAGGCCAGCTTGGCGCGCTGCCCCATGTTCATGACATCCTCCAGGGCCAGGGTCGGAAAGCCTAGTTGGGTTCCTATGGTCCGGATCATTTCCGGGTGATGCACGCCTACCACGTGAACGAAGTTGACTCTGCCGCTGGGCAGTGAATCTTGGTCCAGGGCGTCCGCCGTGCGCGAGTCCAGATTGTTCGTGTCATAGGAGTGGACGCGAAGAAAGGGGACGAAGTTCTTTTCTTCGCCCGCATAGAGCAGGGTCCCGGGCGGGACGTCCCGCTTGTGATGAATCCATCGTAGAAAATCGAACATGCTGGCACCCGGCCTTGCTGGGGTTTCCGGAATGCTTCCCACGATAGTGCGAACCGCAGAGAATTGTCTATAGACATTCCCTGCGGTTGCAAGCGTTATTGATTGGCGTGCGCTTCCCGAATCCTGCCGGCGATATAATCCTTCACGTCGGGAGAATCCACATCGAAGCAGTGTCCGTCCTCGCCGAGCAGGCCGCCGGGCACGAAGTCGCCCAGTTCGTCCGGGTCGGTTATGGTTTCGCCGTAAAAGCAGACCGAGAGCCAGCGGTCTGCCGGATCGTCGTCGATGACGTCGACCATGACGAAGAGCGGGCGCTTGTCCTGGCTGGTCTTTTCGCCACGCAGGGAAAACGTGATTCCGGGACGGGCGATGAAGTGGACCTTGGTGTCCTCAAGCGATTCCAGGAGGTTTTTGTATTCGAGGAAGGTGGGCTTCACTTCGGCGGGGTCTTCTGTCCATTCGGCGATAAACTGTTCGAGCTCCATTGTATGTTCTCCGGGCTGCTGGTTGCGTTGGACAATCGGGCCTGAGGAAGGGGCATACCGCCAGTGATGGGTTCGAGGCCACAATTGCATGAAACGTCCGTCACATACCAAGGCTTGTGGCATTTCTCAAGGAGAGGTTGTGGGCGTTGCCAATCGGTTGTGAAATATCGTACTTGTCAATTGTGTCGTTCCAGGTATGATCCAAACCGGGGTCTGATTTGCGCCCTTGTCCTAGTTGTTGCATGCCGAGGGGGGGATGGTTTGCTTTTGGACGTCATGCATGGTTCCATTCGCAAGAAATTGATTTTTCTCGTTTTATTGGCGACATTGCCGGTCTTCGCCGTGCTCCTCGTCAATCAGGTCAACGAGCGAAATGACGATGTCCGGCTTGCCGAGCAGGACATCATCATCTTTCTGCATGGGTTCAGCGAGGTTCAGCGGGGAATCACGGACT encodes the following:
- the corA gene encoding magnesium/cobalt transporter CorA; its protein translation is MFDFLRWIHHKRDVPPGTLLYAGEEKNFVPFLRVHSYDTNNLDSRTADALDQDSLPSGRVNFVHVVGVHHPEMIRTIGTQLGFPTLALEDVMNMGQRAKLAWLDDDTGFVVMKNVQMADHRLESRQVSLFWRNGLVVVFTEEDDGLLDGILARLGKGKGKLRSTGSAYLVAAILDALVDRHLAALGELGELSEKLEASLLEETTDDNLGQLYEIKRETILLRNILMPVQDIFKALLREDAETPEEALPYLRDVAEHSAQSVEGTFALHDILKSMIDYQISMIGIRTNKVMQFLTVIATLFIPLTFIAGVYGMNFQNMPELQWRYGYFLALGLMGAVGVIMLVYFVRKKLL
- a CDS encoding nitroreductase family protein, with amino-acid sequence MPKDTNLGVMDAITKRHSVRTFTEKPVSNDQLDALFQAARLAPSSLNSQPWRYKAVRDKSLLTEFGKKEISRTQAWLAGAGAIIVCCADTEGYVRDSQASAFFYRENDLIKGDTMKGIDEYVERESSAAESARFGAAAMNVGISISFMMLRAVELGLGTCWVGMFNEQKIKDMLGLPPGLRIVGLLAVGHPAPGQPTEHKRKQLEELVLT